One genomic window of Luteitalea pratensis includes the following:
- the pyk gene encoding pyruvate kinase, whose translation MRKTRIIATLGPSSATPDGVPALIAAGVDIFRLNFSHGSHEQHAASVALVREAAAAAARQVAILQDLSGPKIRTGRLASGQPIPLPAGSRLRITTGDEEGCEGHVYTTFAGLAHSVSPGMRLLLDDGALELRVEATDGTSIDTTVVVGGTLAQHKGINAPDVALPASALTDKDIADLRFGASLGVDMVALSFVQTVEDLLSTRAELRAAGAEATTLIAKIERPQAVANLGELLGACDGVMVARGDLGNEVPLHSVPRAQKVITQLAQRAGVPVIVATQVLESMRTNPRPTRAEVSDAANAADDSVDAIMLSGETASGLYPVAAVKLLDAVIRDAESLNPKPRAAFNAGVLGVPHNRALCEAAVTLAHAGKAEAIVAVTREGKTARVLAALRPEIPIHAVTSDPRVARRLMLHRGIEPIAIEKSVLDSAGGIEVERHLVELGVLRAGEPIVFVSVNADLTRPDANFLRIRRVG comes from the coding sequence ATGAGAAAGACCCGGATCATCGCGACGCTCGGCCCGTCGAGTGCCACGCCCGACGGCGTTCCTGCCCTGATTGCTGCCGGGGTCGACATCTTTCGCCTCAATTTCTCGCACGGCAGCCACGAGCAACATGCCGCGTCGGTCGCCCTGGTACGTGAGGCAGCAGCGGCCGCGGCGCGGCAGGTAGCGATCCTCCAGGATCTCAGCGGGCCGAAGATCCGCACTGGACGACTGGCCTCCGGCCAGCCGATTCCGCTGCCGGCCGGCTCGCGCCTGCGGATCACCACCGGCGACGAGGAGGGGTGCGAGGGCCATGTCTACACGACCTTTGCCGGACTCGCGCATTCGGTGAGCCCGGGCATGCGCCTGCTGCTCGACGACGGCGCGCTCGAATTGCGCGTCGAGGCCACCGATGGCACCAGCATCGACACGACGGTCGTTGTCGGCGGGACCCTCGCCCAGCACAAGGGCATCAACGCCCCCGACGTCGCACTGCCCGCCTCGGCGCTGACCGACAAGGACATCGCCGACCTGCGCTTCGGCGCGTCGCTCGGCGTCGACATGGTCGCCCTCAGCTTCGTGCAGACGGTGGAGGACCTCCTGAGCACGCGCGCGGAGCTGCGCGCGGCCGGCGCCGAAGCCACCACGCTGATTGCGAAGATCGAGCGGCCGCAGGCAGTGGCCAACCTCGGCGAACTCCTCGGCGCCTGCGACGGCGTGATGGTCGCCCGCGGCGACCTCGGCAACGAGGTGCCGCTGCACAGCGTGCCGCGCGCCCAGAAGGTCATCACCCAGCTCGCGCAGCGGGCCGGCGTGCCGGTCATCGTCGCGACCCAGGTGCTCGAGTCCATGCGAACCAATCCGCGACCGACCCGCGCCGAGGTCAGCGACGCGGCTAACGCCGCGGACGACTCGGTGGACGCCATCATGCTCTCGGGCGAGACGGCGAGCGGGCTGTATCCGGTGGCGGCGGTGAAGCTGCTCGATGCCGTCATCCGCGACGCCGAGAGCCTGAATCCGAAGCCTCGCGCGGCCTTCAACGCCGGTGTCCTCGGCGTTCCCCACAACCGCGCGCTCTGCGAAGCGGCCGTCACGCTTGCCCACGCCGGCAAGGCGGAGGCGATCGTTGCCGTGACCCGCGAAGGGAAGACCGCGCGCGTGCTGGCGGCGCTGCGGCCGGAGATCCCGATCCACGCGGTCACGTCGGATCCGCGGGTGGCGCGTCGCCTGATGCTGCATCGCGGCATCGAGCCGATTGCCATCGAGAAGTCGGTGCTCGACAGCGCCGGCGGCATCGAGGTGGAACGCCACCTCGTCGAGCTCGGCGTCCTTCGGGCCGGCGAGCCGATCGTCTTCGTGAGCGTCAACGCGGACCTGACGCGCCCGGACGCGAACTTCCTCCGCATCCGCCGCGTCGGGTAG
- a CDS encoding carboxymuconolactone decarboxylase family protein, which yields MSDHLTRFRQFRERMNSRIMEVGPLETKRFFALDTRAYEGGTLDVPTKELLGLVASLVLRCDDCVTYHLIRCKEEGLSDVELREALHIGLVVGGSIVIPHLRRANATLDDIAAERVPEA from the coding sequence ATGTCGGATCACCTCACGCGCTTTCGCCAGTTCCGCGAGCGGATGAACAGCCGGATCATGGAAGTCGGGCCGCTCGAGACGAAGCGATTCTTCGCGCTCGACACGCGCGCTTACGAGGGCGGCACGCTCGACGTGCCCACGAAGGAACTCCTCGGGCTGGTGGCGTCGCTCGTACTCCGGTGTGACGACTGTGTGACGTATCACCTGATCCGGTGCAAGGAGGAAGGGCTGTCCGACGTCGAGCTGCGCGAGGCCCTGCACATCGGCCTCGTGGTCGGCGGGTCGATCGTCATCCCGCACCTGCGCCGCGCCAACGCTACCCTGGACGACATCGCCGCCGAACGCGTGCCCGAGGCCTGA
- a CDS encoding amidase has translation MPIRDTARSLRDGTLRARDLVEQCLERIDTWQAVTNAFIEIDADGARRDADAVDAERQRGVDRGVLHGIPISLKDLLDQRGHVTTAGSRSMTDVAAADAPAVAHLRSQGAVFVGRTNMHEFALGTTSEDSGFGPVRNPRNRLHSAGGSSGGSAVAVATGMSHVSIGSDTGGSIRIPSVACGLVGLKPAWGEVSLSGVVPLSPTVDCVGPLATSVEDAWYTLQGLRRSDALPPCPPATAIRDLRVGVLRAFGWRAVDDAIGGHTANALARLAAAGAALEDVPFESAPLVVPTYGTIIFREALDFHGPRLPIHGAAYTPAVRGRLQTAPRASDQEYALAQEARAAIEADVAALLERVDVLALPGMAITPPLLGQSHVRWPDGEELTRAAMLRLTQPFNLSRHAALVLPVGTTPDGWPASLQLIGRDTSSLVAAALGVEAFLAMA, from the coding sequence ATGCCGATCCGCGACACCGCCCGCAGCCTGCGCGACGGCACGCTGCGCGCACGCGACCTCGTCGAGCAGTGTCTCGAGCGCATCGACACCTGGCAGGCGGTGACCAACGCCTTCATCGAAATCGATGCCGACGGGGCGCGGCGCGATGCCGATGCGGTCGATGCCGAACGCCAGCGGGGTGTCGATCGCGGTGTCCTGCACGGCATTCCGATCTCGCTGAAGGATCTCCTCGATCAGCGCGGCCACGTGACGACCGCCGGATCGCGGTCGATGACCGACGTCGCCGCGGCAGACGCACCAGCGGTCGCGCACCTGCGCTCGCAAGGTGCGGTGTTCGTGGGCCGTACCAACATGCACGAGTTCGCGTTGGGCACGACGAGCGAGGACTCGGGCTTCGGTCCCGTACGCAATCCTCGCAATCGGCTGCACTCTGCGGGGGGCTCGAGTGGCGGGTCGGCAGTCGCGGTGGCGACCGGCATGAGCCACGTCTCGATCGGCTCGGACACCGGCGGGTCGATCCGCATCCCTTCCGTGGCCTGTGGCCTCGTGGGCCTCAAGCCCGCATGGGGCGAGGTGTCGCTGTCCGGGGTGGTGCCACTCAGCCCGACGGTCGACTGCGTCGGCCCGCTGGCGACGAGCGTGGAGGACGCCTGGTACACGTTGCAGGGCCTCCGGAGGTCGGACGCCCTGCCGCCCTGTCCGCCGGCGACGGCGATACGAGACCTTCGTGTGGGCGTGTTGCGTGCCTTCGGCTGGCGCGCGGTAGACGACGCCATCGGTGGCCACACCGCGAATGCGCTCGCACGGCTCGCCGCCGCCGGAGCCGCACTCGAGGACGTCCCCTTCGAGTCCGCGCCGCTCGTCGTGCCGACGTACGGCACCATCATCTTTCGCGAAGCGCTCGACTTCCACGGGCCGCGGCTGCCCATCCATGGTGCCGCGTACACGCCGGCCGTACGCGGCCGCCTGCAGACCGCCCCGCGTGCCTCGGACCAGGAGTACGCGCTGGCGCAGGAGGCGCGCGCCGCGATCGAGGCAGACGTCGCTGCCTTGCTCGAGCGCGTCGACGTCCTCGCGCTCCCCGGCATGGCGATCACGCCGCCGCTGCTCGGGCAGTCTCACGTCAGGTGGCCCGACGGTGAGGAACTCACGCGCGCGGCGATGCTGCGCCTGACCCAGCCGTTCAATCTCTCGCGCCACGCCGCCCTCGTGTTGCCCGTAGGCACGACGCCGGACGGTTGGCCGGCGAGCCTCCAACTCATCGGGCGGGACACGTCGTCGCTCGTGGCCGCCGCGCTCGGTGTCGAAGCGTTCCTGGCAATGGCGTAG
- a CDS encoding alpha/beta hydrolase family protein has protein sequence MIRWAFHRWEEALHKRGTDRLVRDFDWGLDWLDDLPDMPGSAAASPAAKLEAYAAWAVTHSEQFFASTDAPGHDLDRHGHLRFPSEIVTPHAENNIVHARLYRAKEDRGRAVVVLPQWNSDADGHVGLCKVFNRAGLTALRLSKPYHDWRKPHELQRADYIVSSNVGRTLQVCRQAVLDARRAVGFLHAQGYSSIGICGTSLGSCLSMLTAAHEPRIKAMALNHISPFFADVVWEGLSTRHVRQGLDGHVDVDTLRRIWAPISPQPYLERVRHIRTLLVYAQYDLTFPLRLSRSFVQEFRDRGIPHRLAVLPCGHYSTGKSPFKFLDGYWLTKFLVRAL, from the coding sequence ATGATCCGCTGGGCGTTCCATCGCTGGGAGGAAGCTCTCCACAAGCGCGGCACCGACCGGCTGGTGCGCGACTTCGACTGGGGCCTCGACTGGCTCGATGATCTGCCGGACATGCCAGGATCCGCGGCGGCGTCGCCGGCCGCGAAGCTCGAAGCGTACGCGGCGTGGGCCGTCACCCACAGCGAGCAGTTCTTCGCGAGTACCGACGCTCCCGGCCATGACCTGGACCGGCACGGCCACCTGCGCTTCCCCAGCGAGATCGTGACGCCGCATGCCGAGAACAACATCGTGCACGCGCGCCTGTACCGCGCGAAGGAGGACCGCGGCCGCGCCGTAGTGGTGCTCCCGCAGTGGAACTCGGATGCCGACGGCCATGTCGGCCTCTGCAAAGTGTTCAACCGCGCCGGCTTGACGGCGCTGCGTCTCAGCAAGCCGTATCACGACTGGCGCAAGCCGCACGAACTGCAGCGTGCGGACTACATCGTGAGCAGCAACGTCGGCCGGACGCTGCAGGTGTGCCGCCAGGCCGTCCTCGACGCGCGACGTGCCGTCGGCTTCCTGCACGCGCAGGGGTACTCCTCCATCGGCATCTGTGGCACGAGCCTGGGTTCGTGCCTCTCGATGCTCACGGCGGCACATGAGCCGCGAATCAAGGCGATGGCGCTCAATCACATCTCGCCGTTCTTCGCCGACGTCGTCTGGGAAGGCCTGTCCACGCGCCACGTGCGCCAGGGCCTCGACGGGCATGTCGACGTCGACACGCTCCGTCGCATCTGGGCGCCGATCAGCCCGCAGCCCTACCTCGAACGCGTGCGCCACATCCGCACGCTGCTCGTGTACGCGCAGTACGACCTGACCTTCCCGTTGCGGCTGTCGCGGTCGTTCGTGCAGGAATTCCGCGATCGCGGCATCCCGCACCGGCTCGCCGTGCTGCCGTGCGGGCATTACAGCACCGGCAAGTCGCCGTTCAAGTTCCTCGATGGCTACTGGTTGACGAAGTTCCTCGTCCGGGCGCTGTAA
- a CDS encoding M16 family metallopeptidase, with translation MSVDRRTLPVPEPPPGIRFPELARSELARGLQLLTVERRELPLVSLLWLWHAGTASDRDETPGLAALTADLLDEGTASLTMTALHEALAGVGGQLDTDIGHDATVLSMLALSSHRERAIELFVDMAERPRLDPADTARVKGLRLNRLRQLRHSASALADLQFMRRLYGAHPYGRPGIGTESSLQRFGVDDVRAFHKRLGTTPVTLVVVGDISHDQAVRLVTRHLSAEPRVGLLDPPAPTSTDGSRLLFVPRDGAAQSELRLGRVALPRRSPEYHAAVVTNMLLGGAFVSRINMKLREEKGVTYGARSSFQFLRLAGPFSVQASVQSDATAESLRDVLVELDALGGSRPVTNEELTSARDALTRGYARGFETGEQVARAAAQLALYELPEDTFDVFSDRISAVTADDVTEMARRWLRSEDMQAVIVGEPVASLAGLGAVGLGEPQQRLADDVLAGA, from the coding sequence ATGAGCGTGGACCGCCGCACGCTGCCCGTGCCGGAGCCGCCGCCGGGAATCCGGTTCCCGGAACTCGCGCGCAGCGAGCTCGCACGTGGCCTGCAGCTGCTGACGGTTGAGCGACGTGAGCTCCCGCTCGTCAGCCTGCTGTGGCTGTGGCACGCAGGCACGGCGTCCGATCGCGACGAGACCCCGGGCCTGGCCGCGCTGACGGCGGACCTGCTCGATGAAGGCACCGCATCGCTGACGATGACGGCGCTGCACGAGGCGCTGGCCGGCGTCGGGGGCCAGCTCGACACCGACATCGGACACGATGCCACCGTGCTCTCGATGCTCGCGCTCTCGAGCCATCGCGAACGTGCCATCGAGCTGTTCGTGGACATGGCCGAGCGTCCACGCCTCGACCCGGCCGACACGGCGCGCGTCAAGGGCCTTCGCCTGAATCGCCTGCGCCAGTTGCGCCATTCGGCGTCGGCACTGGCGGATCTGCAGTTCATGCGGCGCCTGTATGGGGCGCACCCGTACGGCAGGCCCGGTATCGGCACCGAATCGTCACTGCAGCGGTTCGGGGTGGACGACGTTCGTGCCTTCCACAAGCGGCTGGGCACCACCCCTGTCACGCTCGTCGTCGTCGGCGACATCTCGCACGATCAGGCCGTCCGGCTCGTCACACGGCACCTGTCCGCAGAGCCTCGCGTCGGCCTTCTCGATCCGCCGGCGCCGACCTCGACCGACGGCAGCCGCCTGCTCTTCGTGCCACGGGATGGCGCGGCGCAGTCCGAGCTGCGGCTCGGTCGGGTGGCCCTGCCTCGCCGTTCGCCCGAATACCACGCAGCCGTGGTGACCAACATGCTGCTCGGCGGCGCATTCGTCAGCCGCATCAACATGAAGCTGCGCGAGGAGAAGGGCGTCACGTACGGCGCGCGCTCGTCGTTCCAGTTCCTTCGCCTGGCCGGGCCGTTCTCCGTCCAGGCCAGCGTCCAGTCCGATGCCACGGCCGAGTCGCTGCGGGATGTGCTCGTGGAACTCGACGCGCTCGGCGGCAGCCGCCCGGTCACCAATGAGGAACTCACCAGTGCCCGCGACGCGCTCACGCGTGGCTACGCGCGCGGCTTCGAGACGGGTGAGCAGGTCGCCCGCGCCGCCGCGCAACTGGCGCTCTACGAGCTCCCCGAAGACACGTTCGACGTCTTTTCGGACCGTATCTCGGCCGTGACGGCCGACGACGTCACCGAGATGGCCCGGCGCTGGCTGCGCAGCGAGGACATGCAGGCCGTCATCGTAGGTGAGCCCGTCGCATCACTTGCGGGCCTGGGTGCGGTGGGGCTCGGCGAGCCGCAACAGCGGCTGGCCGACGACGTGCTCGCCGGAGCCTAG
- a CDS encoding M16 family metallopeptidase, whose protein sequence is MHIPFTHRTLGNGLDVIVHEDHDLPIVAVNLWYHVGSKNERRGRTGFAHLFEHLMFEGSAHHDHGYFAPLQRAGASLNGSTSADRTNYWEVVPNGALDLALWLESDRMGHLLPALTQAKFDNQRDVVLNERRQNYENRPYGLAGIAVADALYDLDHPYSWPTIGYPEDLRAASLDDVHEFFRTYYHPRNASLVLAGDITADRAFDLAERYFGDLAAGPDVPPVRSGVPALAANLRLHLEDRVELPRLYLAWHSPALFDAGDAELDLLADILGGGKTSRLYHALVVEQQIATEVTAVQYSRELCGMFQVVATAAPGVTLDSLADAVHACLADVRQTPVGQEELRRSQVQAEAHFIYRLQTIGGFSGKSDQLNAYNVYRDDPGYVSEDLARYGRATPAEIQQVTSDWLSRPFVALGMTPTGQRTLGLVDATQAVVA, encoded by the coding sequence ATGCACATTCCCTTCACGCACCGCACGCTCGGCAACGGCCTCGACGTCATCGTCCACGAGGACCACGACCTGCCGATCGTGGCGGTGAACCTGTGGTACCACGTCGGTTCCAAGAACGAGCGGCGTGGCCGCACCGGGTTCGCGCATCTGTTCGAGCACCTGATGTTCGAGGGCTCGGCGCACCACGACCACGGCTATTTCGCGCCGTTGCAGCGTGCCGGCGCGTCACTCAACGGCTCGACGAGCGCTGACCGCACCAATTACTGGGAGGTCGTGCCCAACGGCGCCCTGGACCTGGCGCTCTGGCTCGAGTCCGACCGCATGGGGCATCTGCTGCCCGCGCTCACCCAGGCCAAGTTCGACAACCAGCGCGACGTGGTGCTCAACGAACGGCGCCAGAACTACGAGAACCGGCCATACGGCCTTGCCGGCATCGCGGTCGCCGACGCGCTCTACGATCTCGATCATCCGTACAGTTGGCCGACGATCGGCTACCCGGAGGACCTGCGGGCCGCGTCGCTCGACGACGTGCACGAGTTCTTCCGGACGTACTACCACCCGCGTAACGCCTCGCTCGTGCTCGCGGGCGACATCACGGCCGATCGGGCGTTCGACCTCGCCGAGCGGTACTTCGGCGACCTTGCTGCGGGACCGGACGTACCGCCCGTACGGTCCGGCGTGCCGGCGCTCGCAGCCAACCTGCGACTCCACCTCGAGGATCGCGTCGAGCTGCCGCGCCTGTACCTGGCGTGGCATTCGCCGGCGTTGTTCGATGCCGGTGATGCCGAACTCGACCTGCTCGCCGATATCCTCGGCGGCGGCAAGACCAGCCGCCTCTATCACGCCCTCGTCGTCGAGCAGCAGATCGCCACCGAAGTCACGGCGGTGCAGTACTCGCGCGAGCTGTGCGGCATGTTCCAGGTGGTAGCCACCGCCGCACCCGGCGTGACGCTCGACAGCCTTGCCGATGCCGTGCATGCGTGCCTCGCGGACGTACGCCAGACGCCTGTAGGCCAGGAGGAACTGCGCCGCAGCCAGGTGCAGGCCGAGGCACACTTCATCTATCGCCTGCAGACGATCGGTGGCTTTTCCGGCAAGTCCGATCAGCTCAACGCGTACAACGTGTACCGCGACGACCCCGGGTACGTGAGCGAGGACCTCGCGCGCTACGGGCGCGCCACACCCGCCGAAATTCAGCAGGTGACGTCGGACTGGCTGTCGCGTCCGTTCGTGGCACTCGGGATGACGCCGACCGGGCAGCGCACGCTCGGACTCGTCGACGCGACCCAGGCGGTGGTGGCATGA
- a CDS encoding DUF3347 domain-containing protein — protein sequence MLKTFLAALTFAVATATLSTAAEPRASHPASTMGADFVADVVGPYLAIQSALVNDELGPVTAAAKSLQKGAAALGTDGKALAAAAAKAADAGSLEAARAAFGDLSTALIAYADNTKQPIEGKIVAFCPMVNKSWVQADGAIANPYYGKAMRTCGNSTRKLSTTR from the coding sequence ATGTTGAAGACCTTTCTGGCGGCCCTGACCTTCGCGGTAGCGACGGCCACCTTGTCCACGGCTGCTGAGCCGCGTGCGTCCCATCCCGCATCGACGATGGGTGCGGACTTCGTCGCGGACGTGGTCGGTCCCTACCTCGCCATCCAGTCCGCGCTCGTCAACGACGAACTGGGGCCGGTCACTGCTGCCGCGAAGTCGCTGCAGAAGGGCGCCGCCGCGCTTGGTACCGATGGGAAGGCATTGGCCGCCGCGGCCGCCAAGGCCGCCGACGCCGGGAGCCTCGAGGCCGCTCGCGCAGCGTTCGGCGATCTCAGCACCGCGCTGATCGCCTACGCGGACAACACGAAGCAGCCGATCGAAGGCAAAATCGTCGCGTTCTGCCCGATGGTCAACAAGTCCTGGGTGCAGGCCGACGGCGCCATCGCCAACCCGTATTACGGCAAGGCGATGCGCACCTGCGGCAACAGCACGCGCAAGCTCTCGACGACTCGCTGA
- a CDS encoding Mrp/NBP35 family ATP-binding protein yields MSLPSVAQVLDALRVVQDPDLRRDIVSLDFVKHVVIGDDGRVAFAIELTTPACPVKDLLKEQAHQAVAALDGVTAVDIEMTSSVRSSGAVPGQRQALPGVKNIIAVGAGKGGVGKTTMAVNLALALSLRGSRVGLLDADIYGPNVPIMLGVQAPLETDGQKIVPIEKHGLWTVSMGFMAGDSDPVIWRGPMLHGVLRQFLQEVAWPALDYLIVDMPPGTGDVALSLSQHTAVTGAVVVTTPQTVSVADSRRAINMYRKLNIPVLGVIENMSYFACPSCRHETDLFGRGGGRRLAEELNVPFLGAVPVAEPVRSGGDIGMPIVLSAPDHVVAQAINSAAEQVAAQVSIRAFRTIPLTPVS; encoded by the coding sequence GTGAGCCTTCCCTCCGTTGCCCAGGTCCTCGACGCGCTGCGCGTGGTGCAGGACCCCGATCTGCGTCGCGACATCGTGTCGCTCGATTTCGTCAAGCACGTCGTCATCGGGGACGACGGGCGCGTGGCGTTCGCCATCGAACTCACGACCCCGGCCTGTCCGGTCAAGGACCTGCTCAAGGAGCAGGCGCACCAGGCCGTGGCCGCGCTCGACGGCGTGACGGCCGTGGACATCGAGATGACATCGAGCGTTCGCAGCAGTGGCGCGGTGCCCGGGCAGCGCCAGGCGTTGCCCGGCGTGAAGAACATCATCGCGGTAGGCGCCGGCAAGGGTGGCGTGGGCAAGACCACGATGGCGGTCAACCTGGCGCTGGCATTGTCGCTGCGCGGCAGCCGCGTCGGCCTGCTCGATGCCGATATCTACGGCCCCAATGTGCCGATCATGCTCGGCGTGCAGGCGCCGCTCGAGACCGATGGCCAGAAGATCGTGCCGATCGAGAAGCACGGGCTGTGGACCGTGTCGATGGGTTTCATGGCGGGCGATTCCGATCCGGTCATCTGGCGAGGTCCGATGCTGCACGGCGTGCTCCGGCAGTTCCTGCAGGAGGTCGCGTGGCCCGCGCTCGACTACCTGATCGTGGACATGCCGCCGGGCACGGGCGACGTGGCGCTCAGCCTCAGCCAGCACACCGCCGTGACCGGTGCCGTGGTCGTGACCACGCCGCAGACCGTCTCGGTGGCCGACTCGCGGCGCGCCATCAACATGTACCGAAAGCTCAACATCCCGGTGCTTGGCGTCATCGAGAACATGAGCTACTTCGCCTGCCCGTCCTGCCGCCACGAGACCGACCTGTTCGGCCGCGGCGGCGGGCGACGGCTTGCCGAGGAACTGAACGTGCCGTTCCTCGGCGCCGTACCTGTGGCCGAGCCGGTTCGATCCGGCGGTGACATCGGCATGCCGATCGTGCTGAGCGCGCCCGACCATGTTGTCGCCCAGGCCATCAACAGCGCTGCGGAGCAGGTGGCGGCCCAGGTGTCGATTCGCGCGTTCCGGACCATTCCGCTCACCCCGGTGTCCTGA
- a CDS encoding DUF4870 domain-containing protein, which translates to MNTVAEKSSTGLDANIAAALTYIPIVAIVFLVIEKSSRLVKFHAVQSLGLLVAWMATWFVLGIIGMIPVLGWATLLLWPLVAIAMFVVWLIALLKAFKGEWWKLPVIGNIAEQQSANL; encoded by the coding sequence ATGAACACGGTTGCCGAGAAGTCGTCCACGGGCCTTGACGCCAACATCGCCGCCGCCCTCACCTACATCCCGATCGTCGCGATCGTGTTCCTGGTGATCGAGAAGAGCAGCAGGCTCGTCAAGTTCCATGCCGTGCAATCCCTCGGCCTGCTGGTCGCGTGGATGGCCACCTGGTTCGTCCTCGGGATCATCGGCATGATCCCCGTCCTCGGATGGGCCACGTTGCTGCTGTGGCCGCTCGTCGCCATCGCCATGTTCGTCGTCTGGCTGATCGCCCTCCTGAAAGCGTTCAAGGGCGAATGGTGGAAACTGCCCGTCATCGGCAACATCGCCGAACAGCAGAGCGCCAACCTCTAG